One genomic region from Kineobactrum salinum encodes:
- a CDS encoding metallophosphoesterase family protein: protein MKFIHTSDWQIGMTRAFLSQEAAARYSQARIDAIRTLGQLAAEHGAQFIVVAGDVFESNQLSAQTLSRALDALNSVPVPVFLLPGNHDPLDASSIFRSKTFREKARDHLIVVTDSAPIPVPGVSNVEVVGAPWFSKRPAVDLCAGALKNLEPEPGVTRILLGHGQVDSLAPDQAQPGVVNQALLEQALAEGRVHYVALGDRHSLTRVGSSDRLCYSGTPLVTDFDEVDPNRALLVELANDACTLTPLTVGFWEFQALQRDINGPQDLAAFAQWLDAIRGKECTVLKVGFTGSVNLALAAELDALLEAQAHVFASLKRRERTTDLAVIPDALDDNAIALSGYADATWKALLAQAASDDTATDALRLMYRLAGGAGSQTGSAGSQAGNAAGSETESAGSNGGSSGA from the coding sequence GTGAAATTCATCCATACATCCGACTGGCAGATCGGCATGACGCGCGCCTTCCTCAGCCAGGAAGCGGCCGCCCGCTACAGCCAGGCACGTATCGACGCCATCCGAACGCTGGGACAGCTGGCCGCGGAGCACGGCGCGCAATTCATCGTGGTGGCGGGAGATGTGTTCGAGTCCAACCAGCTTTCCGCCCAGACCCTGAGCCGCGCGCTGGATGCGCTGAACAGCGTGCCCGTGCCGGTGTTCCTGCTGCCCGGCAACCACGACCCGCTCGACGCTTCCTCCATTTTCCGCAGCAAGACCTTCCGCGAAAAAGCCCGTGACCACCTGATCGTCGTCACCGACAGCGCCCCCATCCCGGTGCCGGGTGTATCCAATGTGGAAGTGGTCGGCGCGCCCTGGTTCAGCAAGCGGCCCGCGGTGGACCTCTGCGCCGGGGCCCTGAAAAACCTGGAGCCAGAGCCGGGCGTCACCCGCATCCTGCTGGGCCACGGCCAGGTGGACTCGCTGGCGCCGGACCAGGCCCAGCCCGGCGTGGTCAACCAGGCACTGCTGGAACAGGCGCTGGCGGAGGGACGCGTGCACTACGTGGCGCTGGGGGACCGACACTCGTTGACCAGGGTCGGCAGCAGCGACCGCCTGTGCTATTCCGGCACGCCGCTGGTGACCGACTTCGATGAAGTGGACCCGAACCGGGCGCTGCTGGTGGAGCTTGCCAATGATGCCTGCACACTCACGCCCCTCACGGTCGGCTTCTGGGAATTCCAGGCCCTGCAGCGCGACATCAACGGGCCGCAAGACCTTGCCGCCTTTGCCCAGTGGCTGGATGCCATCCGCGGCAAGGAATGCACCGTGCTCAAGGTCGGCTTCACCGGCAGCGTCAACTTGGCGCTGGCGGCGGAACTGGATGCCCTGCTTGAGGCCCAGGCCCACGTATTCGCCAGCCTCAAGCGCCGCGAGCGTACCACGGACCTGGCGGTAATCCCGGATGCGCTGGACGATAACGCCATTGCCCTGAGTGGCTACGCCGATGCCACCTGGAAGGCCCTGCTGGCCCAGGCTGCCAGCGACGACACGGCCACCGATGCACTGCGCCTGATGTACCGGCTGGCCGGAGGTGCCGGCAGCCAGACAGGGAGCGCCGGAAGTCAGGCAGGGAACGCCGCCGGCAGCGAGACAGAAAGCGCCGGCAGCAATGGCGGGAGCAGCGGCGCATGA